The Cryomorphaceae bacterium 1068 region GGTATTCCCAATGCTACCTTATATTCACTCAGGTTTGACGGTAGTCGTTCTTTACTGCGGTATGCGTTCAACGGTTCTACTACTAAAGCGGGATCATCTCCTTGCAGTAAGGTGTTGAACATACCTGCGGCAGTAGTCATGTTTCGGGGAACACAAATGTGAATCCCTCGGATAGCGCCGAGAATAGCTCCCATTGGTGAGCCCGAATGCCAAACCCCTTCTAATCTGTGGCCTCTTGTGCGAACAATCAATGGGGCCTTTTGACCTCCTTTGGTGCGGTATTGAACTGTTGCCAAATCATCGCTCATTATTTGCAGGGCATAAAGCAAGTAGTCCAAATACTGGATCTCGGCAATAGGTCGGAGTCCGCGCATCGCCATGCCGATTCCCTGGCCTATAATGGTGGCTTCTCGAATACCCGTATCAGAAACTCGAATTTCTCCAAACGCTTCCTGCATTCCTTCCATACTCTGATTGACTCCACCGATCTTTCCAACGTCCTCGCCAAAGGTTAAAACCTCCGGGTATTTCTTAAACAGTGCAGCAAAATTATCGCGTAGTACAATTCGTCCATCGACCTTTTCATCAGAGTCGTAGGTCGGTTTGATTTCTCCGATTTTTAGAGGAGATTGTTCGCTTTCGCTGTACAAATGAGAGCTGTAACGATCGTTATTGAGACTCCGATAATTCTCTATCCATAATTGCAATTCGCTGCGGATCGGATCATCACTATCTCGAAAACTATAAAGTAATTTTCTTGCACCTGAAAGCAAATCTTTGCGAAGAGGTTCCGTTAAGGACTTCAGGTCGTTTTGAACAGACCGGATCTCTCCGTTTCCTTCTGCCTTTTCAAAAATTGAGAATAACTGTTCGCGTTCAGTTAATATATCATCCTGAAACTCTTTCCACGCTTCTTTCTGTGCTGAGCGAACATCTTTCTTTGCTTGCTTGGCTATGGCTTCTAACTCTTCTTCCGTAGATAAGTCGTGCTCGAGAATCCAAGTCTTAAACTTGACAATGCAATCGTGTTCTTTTGCCCACTCCAATTGTGCTTTTGACTTATATCGTTCATGTGAACCTGATGTGGAGTGGCCTTGAGGTTGAGTTACCTCCTCGACGTGTATAAGCACAGGGACATGCTCTTTGCGAGATATAGCTACAGCATCTTCATATGTTTTTATGAGGTTGACATAATCCCAGCCTCTTACTTTGAAAATTTCATATCCCGGGCTATTCTCTGACCTCTGAAATCCTTTGAGAGCTTCAGAAATACTACCTTTTGTTGTTTGATATTTTTTAGGAACAGAAATTCCATATCCATCATCCCAAACGGACATGACCATGGGTATTTGCAAAACACCGGCGGCATTGATGGATTCCCAAAATACTCCTTCACTGGTGCTTGCATCACCTATGGTTCCAAACGCTACTTCATTTCCCTGATTTGAGAATTTTTCAAATCCTGCATGAAGTTCCTTGTTTTTACGATAGATTTTTGAGGCTTGCGCCAACCCAACAAGTCGGGGCATTTGTCCCGCAGTGGGAGAGATGTCTGCAGAAGAATTTTTTTGAGTTGTAAGATTCTTCCAGTTTCCATTTTCATCCAGATTTCTGGTACTGAAGTGTCCGCCCATCTGCCTGCCTGCGCTGGCTGGTTCTTTCACAGGGTCGGGGTGTGCATATAAACCGGCAAAAGCTTCTTTTACTGATAGCGCCCCTATGGCCATCATAAAAGTTTGATCACGGTAGTATCCGGATCGAAAATCGCCATTTTGAAATTGCTTCGCCATGGCAATTTGAGCCAATTCTTTTCCGTCTCCGAAAATTCCGAATTTGGCTTTTCCCGTCAGAACTTCTTTTCTACCCAAAAGTGAAGCCTCACGGCTCTCGCATGCTAATTTATAATCTGTAATAATCTCTTGAATAAACGCTTCCTCCTCTACGGAAACGTTTTGTTCTTCGGTCGTCATGTAGGTGGCATTTAGATGCTGCAAAGATAGCAAAAGCGAATGCCATTTTTCAGTAGTGGGTGGGGATTCATAAGAACGGTCTGCTGCTCAATGCTTTCCCAGCCAAACGGAAGGGACGATGTTTGGCATCGAATAAGTGGCGGTTGTTTTTTCTGCTTCGGGTGGTTTCTCTGTAAATGGGGCCGCATGCGTGAAACCATAAATCATAGTAAGAAAGGCTACAACTACGAAGCATCCTATCAGGATCAGGGCGGGTGCATATTTCTTGGTCATGGCTTTGAGTTTTTTTAAAGCAGGCCCTGCCTAAAAGGGCCTGCTTTATGTTGTTTGGTTTGTTTAATGGTTAGCAGTTAATCATTGTCTTTATTAATGTCTAAGTCTTCTGGTAATTCCGCTTCAATCTGCTTGGCTGATTCTTGTAAAATGTCTTCCCTTGCCTGTGCTTTTTCCTCTTCACTAATTGGGCAAGTCCTACACTTTAGTCCTTTCTCTGTCATCAGCCACGTATGGCCCAACATATTTCGGTCACGGGTATTGGTGACATTCGGAATATCGTAGATCACCTCCTTAGAACTAGGTGCTAGTGTTATAGCTTTTCCTATAGGAATGTAGAGAATGTAGCGTGCTTTTTGAGACCTTACCTTATTTCCCTTTTCAAGAATGAAATAAGGTGATACCCTCAAACTATCGTTGCTTATCGACCAGCTCGATTTCATTTGACGAGCGTTCCTGATGGCATCTTTTTGCGAAGAACCTCTCGCCGATTTTTCAACTTCAAAAAGAAAACGATCTCCAGCTGCTTGCCTAGTGGTTAATGTGTTCTTTCCGACGTACACTACATTAGTCGAATCAACCCATGGAATTGTTACACCACCTTCGAAAAAAATCGAGCCGTCAATAAAGTCTCCGGAAAATTTGAATCGAGTGAGTTCGCTTCCTTCAATATCCAAAATCAGAGTATCAATGCGAGAATCGACATCCATTTGCAGGGTTTCCGTAAATCTTGCTTTCGTTTGACGATTCTCGAATAATTGAACACCACTGGCAGCTAGTAACCCAATACCTACGAACCAAATGACAATTAATGCTATCGCAACGATACCCGAGTAGCGAATCTTCTGAAAGAGTATTCTGATTCCAAGTAAGAGTATTGAAACGGCCGGAACTCCTAGTACCAGTGCTATTCCTCCTACGAATAGTCCTCTATTGGTAGAGTCAGCCAAGGTAGAATTCATAAACTCTCTTAGCTCACCGGAACCGGTAGCTGATAGAAACGAATCAATTCCAAAGAGTCCGGTAATCAGAGCCATTAACGCGAATGCTCCTGCCAGAAAAAAGACTACTCCCAAGATTTTTGCCAAGACGACAATCAGGACTTTCAGAATTCTTCCGAGTGCATCGAAAAAATCACTGATGACGTCGCCTAGATGCTTTCCCGCGCTGTTGACGCGGTCACCGCTGATGTCATTTCTTTTACCAAAATCTTTGATATCGTCTTTGATATCCGAAAATGACTCATTTACTTTCTTTGAGATATTGTTTACTGTAACTGCTTCACCCCTCATCTGGAGTTTCTCAGCAGTGGTTTTTGCCTTCGGTATAATCAAGGCAAGTATAATGTACACGATTGGTCCCACACCGAATGCGATCGTTGAGATTACAAACAGGGCTCTTAGAATAATTGGATCCCAGCCCAAGTAGGCACTTAGACCGCTACAAACTCCAAATAATAGTTTGTCATCAGGATCCCGGAAAACACGCTTTTCGTACTTTTTTCCTGAGGTTTTTCTCTTAAACTCCTGTTCCATTTCTTCATCTTCTGCATCGATGTAGTCTTCAGGTTTACCCATAATAGCAATGACCGCTTCTACATCTTCAAAGACGATTACCTGCTTGCTTTCATTGATTCTTTCTGAGAAGAGTTCAGAAACCCTCAATTCGATATCAGATATTATTTCGTCTGCACTTTGGTGACCTTCGAATGAGTTCCGAATCGCCTCCAAGTATTTTTCCAATTTGGCGAAGGCATCTTCTTCTATACTGAAAATGCGTCCGCCTATGTTTACGTTTATTGTCTTATTCATGATAGTCAGTCCTTGGTAGTGGTTTGTTTAACGGCGTGAACCAATTCATTCCATGTTTGGCTCAATTCGCTTAGAAATTGTTCTCCTAGCTCGGTGAGCTTATAGTATTTTCTCGGGGGGCCTGATTTGGATTCCTCCCAGCGGTAGTCCAGAAGACCCGCATTCTTGAGTCGCGTCAGCAAGGGATAGAGAGTACCCTCAACTACGATGAGCTTTGATTCCTTTAGCTCGCCTATAATATCCGATGGATACATTTCTTTTTGGCTGAGCAGTTGAAGAATCACAAACTCAAGGACTCCTTTCCGCATTTGCGCTTTTGTGTTTTCAATCTTCATAATTGGAGTCGTTCTGATTCGTGAATTAGGTGCTGAATTTCCCTGCCATAGGGATTTTTGTATTCGGCCCCTGTTTTTGAATTTGCCATTTATTTAACTTGTTTAATGTTTAACCGATACAAACATACATATTTAATACAGTACTATGCAAAACAAAGTACCATAATTTAACCAAGTACTATTTGGGTGGTTTTATTTGAGGATAAATGGTTGGTGTTGTAGTTTTTTGAAACCTTCACCGCTTATTCAGGTATACTTTCGAGAATAAAGAAACCTCAAGCATGAAAAAGTTATTCTCCATAGTAATAGGAATAGCAGTTGTGGCTCTGATCCAATCCTGTTCAAGCGGACAAAAGAAATGCGCGGCTTACACCAAGCATGATACGAGCAACCAGCCATCCTATCACGAGGTGCAATAAGCATCCAAGAAACCTGCAAGATCAAGAATACGAATCGGCCTATGTGCCGATTCTTTTTGTTTCT contains the following coding sequences:
- a CDS encoding PspC domain-containing protein → MNKTINVNIGGRIFSIEEDAFAKLEKYLEAIRNSFEGHQSADEIISDIELRVSELFSERINESKQVIVFEDVEAVIAIMGKPEDYIDAEDEEMEQEFKRKTSGKKYEKRVFRDPDDKLLFGVCSGLSAYLGWDPIILRALFVISTIAFGVGPIVYIILALIIPKAKTTAEKLQMRGEAVTVNNISKKVNESFSDIKDDIKDFGKRNDISGDRVNSAGKHLGDVISDFFDALGRILKVLIVVLAKILGVVFFLAGAFALMALITGLFGIDSFLSATGSGELREFMNSTLADSTNRGLFVGGIALVLGVPAVSILLLGIRILFQKIRYSGIVAIALIVIWFVGIGLLAASGVQLFENRQTKARFTETLQMDVDSRIDTLILDIEGSELTRFKFSGDFIDGSIFFEGGVTIPWVDSTNVVYVGKNTLTTRQAAGDRFLFEVEKSARGSSQKDAIRNARQMKSSWSISNDSLRVSPYFILEKGNKVRSQKARYILYIPIGKAITLAPSSKEVIYDIPNVTNTRDRNMLGHTWLMTEKGLKCRTCPISEEEKAQAREDILQESAKQIEAELPEDLDINKDND
- a CDS encoding thiamine pyrophosphate-dependent enzyme, which codes for MTTEEQNVSVEEEAFIQEIITDYKLACESREASLLGRKEVLTGKAKFGIFGDGKELAQIAMAKQFQNGDFRSGYYRDQTFMMAIGALSVKEAFAGLYAHPDPVKEPASAGRQMGGHFSTRNLDENGNWKNLTTQKNSSADISPTAGQMPRLVGLAQASKIYRKNKELHAGFEKFSNQGNEVAFGTIGDASTSEGVFWESINAAGVLQIPMVMSVWDDGYGISVPKKYQTTKGSISEALKGFQRSENSPGYEIFKVRGWDYVNLIKTYEDAVAISRKEHVPVLIHVEEVTQPQGHSTSGSHERYKSKAQLEWAKEHDCIVKFKTWILEHDLSTEEELEAIAKQAKKDVRSAQKEAWKEFQDDILTEREQLFSIFEKAEGNGEIRSVQNDLKSLTEPLRKDLLSGARKLLYSFRDSDDPIRSELQLWIENYRSLNNDRYSSHLYSESEQSPLKIGEIKPTYDSDEKVDGRIVLRDNFAALFKKYPEVLTFGEDVGKIGGVNQSMEGMQEAFGEIRVSDTGIREATIIGQGIGMAMRGLRPIAEIQYLDYLLYALQIMSDDLATVQYRTKGGQKAPLIVRTRGHRLEGVWHSGSPMGAILGAIRGIHICVPRNMTTAAGMFNTLLQGDDPALVVEPLNAYRSKERLPSNLSEYKVALGIPEIVKAGTDLTIVSYGSTFNIVEEAVESLSSMNVDVELIDARTLLPFDKNHMVVESLKKTNRLMIVDEDVPGGASAFLLDKILNEQDGYFHLDSKPITLSAKAHRPAYGTDGDYFSKPNHEDIVEAAYGIMHEFDPFSYPPLYN
- a CDS encoding PadR family transcriptional regulator; translated protein: MKIENTKAQMRKGVLEFVILQLLSQKEMYPSDIIGELKESKLIVVEGTLYPLLTRLKNAGLLDYRWEESKSGPPRKYYKLTELGEQFLSELSQTWNELVHAVKQTTTKD